The Amphiura filiformis unplaced genomic scaffold, Afil_fr2py scaffold_68, whole genome shotgun sequence genome includes a window with the following:
- the LOC140144638 gene encoding U1 small nuclear ribonucleoprotein C-like gives MKYYCDYCDTYLTHDSPSVRKTHCNGRKHKENVRIYYQKWMEEQAQSLIDKTTEAYQQGKIPHNPFPGAKPGQEGPPGVGPPQRTMVPPPANYGPAGGPPRPMGPGGPGLPPPLMGPPPPGMMMGPPGPRGPMLRPMGPPMMMPPMGPGGPLLQRPPTVQNGPAKK, from the exons ATGAA GTACTACTGTGACTACTGTGACACATACCTAACACATGATTCC CCCTCTGTGAGGAAAACACATTGTAACGGTAGAAAACACAAAGAGAATGTGAGAATATACTATCAGAAATGGATGGAGGAGCAGGCACAGAGTCTCATTGATAAAACAA CTGAGGCATATCAACAGGGCAAAATTCCACACAATCCATTCCCAGGTGCAAAGCCAGGTCAAGAGGGACCACCAGGAGTTGGGCCCCCACAGCGAACCATGGTACCACCACCAGCAAATTACGGTCCTGCTGGTGGTCCACCAAGGCCAATGGGACCTGGAGGCCCAGGTTTACCACCACCTCTAATGGGCCCACCACCACCAGGAATGATGATGGGGCCACCAGGGCCAAGAGGGCCTA TGCTGAGACCAATGGGCCCTCCTATGATGATGCCTCCTATGGGACCTGGTGGACCGTTATTACAAAGACCTCCAACAGTACAAAATGGACCTGCAAAGAAATGA